A genome region from Eurosta solidaginis isolate ZX-2024a chromosome 2, ASM4086904v1, whole genome shotgun sequence includes the following:
- the LOC137242215 gene encoding PI-PLC X domain-containing protein 2-like — MGNRVQWMTSLPNLLHSVPIINLAIPGSHDSMTYGIKSGAEPAPDAENPTKWLNFCFPWFVRRWAKTQSASVLEQLRLGIRYFDLRLCQKNNKFFFAHGLFAMEIFEPLTELKQYLLSNKGEVCILDFQHFYDMNVSHHMKLHSDLLQLFGPLLYSKYDGTLNEFTLNRCRALGRQILLIYRRCSLFLPNEFWSSNNWQTPWPNLTSVRKLQLYLQNSLLSRNPTQGFVSQCILTPTRMYITLRIFSSLHSTAKKVDRKITPWMEDQTPGPFQDNQPPKANVFIADFVNEQFCDLVIELNFKIEVFLNIGGDA, encoded by the exons ATGGGTAACAGAGTGCAATGGATGACATCACTTCCGAACCTGCTACACAGTGTTCCCATCATCAACCTTGCTATACCcg GATCTCATGACTCAATGACGTATGGTATAAAATCTGGAGCAGAACCCGCCCCAGATGCAGAAAATCCTACAAAGTGGCTTAACTTTTGTTTTCCGTGGTTCGTACGTCGTTGGGCGAAAACCCAATCTGCCAGCGTATTGGAGCAACTAAGGCTAGGAATACGATATTTTGATTTACGCTTGTGTCAgaagaataataaatttttttttgcacatggTCTGTTTGCTATGGAAATATTTGAACCTCTTACAGAACTGAAACAATATTTGCTATCAAATAAAGGCGAAGTTTGCATTTtggattttcaacatttttatgaTATGAATGTGTCGCATCACATGAAATTACACAGTGATTTGCTGCAATTATTTGGTCCACTTTTATACTCAAAATATGATGGAACATTGAATGAATTCACATTAAATAGATGTCGCGCATTGGGCCGGCAAATACTTTTAATTTATCGTCGATGCTCGCTGTTTTTGCCAAATGAATTTTGGTCAAGTAATAACTGGCAGACACCATGGCCGAATCTAACGTCCGTCAGAAAACTTCAATTATATCTTCAAAATTCATTACTTTCCCGGAATCCAACACAAGGTTTTGTATCACAATGCATTTTAACACCCACCAGAATGTACATAACGCTGAG aattttttcttcTCTACATTCAACTGCAAAAAAAGTTGACCGAAAGATAACACCATGGATGGAAGACCAAACTCCAGGACCATTCCAAGACAACCAGCCACCCAAAGCCAATGTTTTCATAGCCGATTTTGTCAACGAACAGTTTTGTGATTTGGTAATAGAGCTTAATTTCAAAATTGAAGTATTCTTAAATATTGGAGGAGATGCataa
- the LOC137242214 gene encoding PI-PLC X domain-containing protein 2-like, translating to MGNRVQWMTSLPNLLHSVPIINLAIPGSHDSMTYGIKSGAEPAPDAENPTKWLNFCFPWFVRRWAKTQSASVLEQLRLGIRYFDLRLCQKNNNFFFAHGLFAMEIFEPLTELKQYLLSNKGEVCILDFQHFYDMNVSHHMKLHSDLLQLFGPLLYSKYDGTLNEFTLNRCRALGRQILLIYRRCPLFLPNEFWSSNNWQTPWPNLTSVRKLQLYLQNSLLSRNPTQGFVSQCILTPTRMYITLRIFSSLHSTAKKVDRKITPWMEDQTPGPFQDNQPPKANVFIADFVNEQFCDLVIELNFKIEEFLNIGGDA from the exons ATGGGTAACAGAGTGCAATGGATGACATCACTTCCGAACCTGCTACACAGTGTTCCCATCATCAACCTTGCTATACCcg GATCTCATGACTCAATGACGTATGGTATAAAATCTGGAGCCGAACCCGCCCCAGATGCAGAAAATCCTACAAAGTGGCTTAACTTTTGTTTTCCGTGGTTCGTACGTCGTTGGGCGAAAACCCAATCTGCCAGCGTATTGGAGCAACTAAGGCTAGGAATACGATATTTTGATTTACGCTTGTGTCAgaagaataataattttttttttgcacacggTCTGTTTGCTATGGAAATATTTGAACCTCTTACAGAACTGAAACAATATTTGCTATCAAATAAAGGCGAAGTTTGCATTTtggattttcaacatttttatgaTATGAATGTGTCGCATCACATGAAATTACACAGTGATTTGCTGCAATTATTTGGTCCACTTTTATACTCAAAATATGATGGAACATTGAATGAATTCACATTAAATAGATGTCGCGCATTGGGCCGGCAAATACTTTTAATTTATCGTCGATGCCCGCTGTTTTTGCCAAATGAATTTTGGTCAAGTAATAACTGGCAGACACCATGGCCGAATCTAACGTCCGTCAGAAAACTTCAATTATATCTTCAAAATTCATTACTTTCCCGGAATCCAACACAAGGTTTTGTATCACAATGCATTTTAACACCCACCAGAATGTACATAACGCTGAG aattttttcttcTCTACATTCAACTGCAAAAAAAGTTGACCGAAAGATAACACCATGGATGGAAGACCAAACTCCAGGACCATTCCAAGACAACCAGCCACCCAAAGCCAATGTTTTCATAGCCGATTTTGTCAACGAACAGTTTTGTGATTTGGTAATAGAGCTTAATTTCAAAATTGAAGAATTCTTAAATATTGGAGGAGATGCataa
- the LOC137242212 gene encoding PI-PLC X domain-containing protein 3-like, with the protein MGNRVQWMTSLPNLLHSVPIINLAIPGSHDSMTYGIKSGAEPAPDAENPTKWLNFCFPWFVRRWAKTQSASVLEQLRLGIRYFDLRLCQKNNKFFFAHGLFAMEIFEPLTELKQYLLSNKGEVCILDFQQFYDMNVSHHMKLHSDLLQLFGPLLYSKYDGTLNEFTLNRCRALGRQILLIYRRCPLFLPNEFK; encoded by the exons ATGGGTAACAGAGTGCAATGGATGACATCACTTCCGAACCTGCTACACAGTGTTCCCATCATCAACCTTGCTATACCcg GATCTCATGACTCAATGACGTATGGTATAAAATCTGGAGCCGAACCCGCCCCAGATGCAGAAAATCCTACAAAGTGGCTTAACTTTTGTTTTCCGTGGTTCGTACGTCGTTGGGCGAAAACCCAATCTGCCAGCGTATTGGAGCAACTAAGGCTAGGAATACGATATTTTGATTTACGCTTGTGTCAgaagaataataaatttttttttgcacatggTCTGTTTGCTATGGAAATATTTGAACCTCTTACAGAACTGAAACAATATTTGCTATCAAATAAAGGCGAAGTTTGCATTTTGGATTTTCAACAGTTTTATGATATGAATGTGTCGCATCACATGAAATTACACAGTGATTTGCTGCAATTATTTGGTCCACTTTTATACTCAAAATATGATGGAACATTGAATGAATTCACATTAAATAGATGTCGCGCATTGGGCCGGCAAATACTTTTGATTTATCGTCGATGCCCGCTGTTTTTGccaaatgaatttaaataa
- the LOC137242213 gene encoding PI-PLC X domain-containing protein 2-like isoform X1: MGNRVQWMTSLPNLLHSVPIINLAIPGSHDSMTYGIKSGAEPAPDAENPTKWLNFCFPWFVRRWAKTQSASVLEQLRLGIRYFDLRLCQKNNKFFFAHGLFAMGIFEPLTELKQYLLSNKGEVCILDFQHFYDMNVSHHMKLHSDLLQLFGPLLYSKYDGTLNEFTLNRCRALGRQILLIYRRCPLFLPNEFWSSNNWQTPWPNLTSVRKLQLYLQNSLLSRNPTQGFVSQCILTPTRMYITLRIFSSLHSTAKKVDRKITPWMEDQTPGPFQDNQPPKANVFIADFVNEQFCDLILVIWTFMTFVCECLL, encoded by the exons ATGGGTAACAGAGTGCAATGGATGACATCACTTCCGAACCTGCTACACAGTGTTCCCATCATCAACCTTGCTATACCcg GATCTCATGACTCAATGACGTATGGTATAAAATCTGGAGCCGAACCCGCCCCAGATGCAGAAAATCCTACAAAGTGGCTTAACTTTTGTTTTCCGTGGTTCGTACGTCGTTGGGCGAAAACCCAATCTGCCAGCGTATTGGAGCAACTAAGGCTAGGAATACGATATTTTGATTTACGCTTGTGTCAgaagaataataaatttttttttgcacatggTCTGTTTGCTATGGGAATATTTGAACCTCTTACAGAACTGAAACAATATTTGCTATCAAATAAAGGCGAAGTTTGCATTTtggattttcaacatttttatgaTATGAATGTGTCGCATCACATGAAATTACACAGTGATTTGCTGCAATTATTTGGTCCACTTTTATACTCAAAATATGATGGAACATTGAATGAATTCACATTAAATAGATGTCGCGCATTGGGCCGGCAAATACTTTTAATTTATCGTCGATGCCCGCTGTTTTTGCCAAATGAATTTTGGTCAAGTAATAACTGGCAGACACCATGGCCGAATCTAACGTCCGTCAGAAAACTTCAATTATATCTTCAAAATTCATTACTTTCCCGGAATCCAACACAAGGTTTTGTATCACAATGCATTTTAACACCCACCAGAATGTACATAACGCTGAG aattttttcttcTCTACATTCAACTGCAAAAAAAGTTGACCGAAAGATAACACCATGGATGGAAGACCAAACTCCAGGACCATTCCAAGACAACCAGCCACCCAAAGCCAATGTTTTCATAGCCGATTTTGTCAACGAACAGTTTTGTGATTTG ATTCTCGTAATATGGACGTTTATGACGTTTGTGTGTGAATGCTTACTTTGA
- the LOC137242213 gene encoding PI-PLC X domain-containing protein 2-like isoform X2 — MGNRVQWMTSLPNLLHSVPIINLAIPGSHDSMTYGIKSGAEPAPDAENPTKWLNFCFPWFVRRWAKTQSASVLEQLRLGIRYFDLRLCQKNNKFFFAHGEVCILDFQHFYDMNVSHHMKLHSDLLQLFGPLLYSKYDGTLNEFTLNRCRALGRQILLIYRRCPLFLPNEFWSSNNWQTPWPNLTSVRKLQLYLQNSLLSRNPTQGFVSQCILTPTRMYITLRIFSSLHSTAKKVDRKITPWMEDQTPGPFQDNQPPKANVFIADFVNEQFCDLILVIWTFMTFVCECLL; from the exons ATGGGTAACAGAGTGCAATGGATGACATCACTTCCGAACCTGCTACACAGTGTTCCCATCATCAACCTTGCTATACCcg GATCTCATGACTCAATGACGTATGGTATAAAATCTGGAGCCGAACCCGCCCCAGATGCAGAAAATCCTACAAAGTGGCTTAACTTTTGTTTTCCGTGGTTCGTACGTCGTTGGGCGAAAACCCAATCTGCCAGCGTATTGGAGCAACTAAGGCTAGGAATACGATATTTTGATTTACGCTTGTGTCAgaagaataataaatttttttttgcacatg GCGAAGTTTGCATTTtggattttcaacatttttatgaTATGAATGTGTCGCATCACATGAAATTACACAGTGATTTGCTGCAATTATTTGGTCCACTTTTATACTCAAAATATGATGGAACATTGAATGAATTCACATTAAATAGATGTCGCGCATTGGGCCGGCAAATACTTTTAATTTATCGTCGATGCCCGCTGTTTTTGCCAAATGAATTTTGGTCAAGTAATAACTGGCAGACACCATGGCCGAATCTAACGTCCGTCAGAAAACTTCAATTATATCTTCAAAATTCATTACTTTCCCGGAATCCAACACAAGGTTTTGTATCACAATGCATTTTAACACCCACCAGAATGTACATAACGCTGAG aattttttcttcTCTACATTCAACTGCAAAAAAAGTTGACCGAAAGATAACACCATGGATGGAAGACCAAACTCCAGGACCATTCCAAGACAACCAGCCACCCAAAGCCAATGTTTTCATAGCCGATTTTGTCAACGAACAGTTTTGTGATTTG ATTCTCGTAATATGGACGTTTATGACGTTTGTGTGTGAATGCTTACTTTGA